The following are encoded together in the Mesoterricola sediminis genome:
- a CDS encoding maleylpyruvate isomerase N-terminal domain-containing protein has protein sequence MASLPPTLTAHLFRPLHDQLMDVLGALPAEAWRRPTVCGPWTVKDLAAHMLDTQLRLLSHGRDAEPLPPPDRPIAGYGDLVAFLDGLNAAWVDVARRLSPRVILDLLAAVGPQLADHLQAQDPEGPALFPVAWAGETASAAWFDMGRNYTEYWLHQQQIREAVGAPVLAGRAWLHPVLELFIRALPRTYGPVTAPEGTALAVAITGPAGGTWHLVRAEDGWRLDTEPAGQVRARIELTDDAAWRLFSKGLKGEEARRRVRIDGDAALGAPFLSALAIMG, from the coding sequence ATGGCCTCCCTCCCGCCCACGCTGACCGCCCACCTCTTCCGGCCGCTCCACGACCAGCTGATGGACGTCCTGGGGGCCCTCCCCGCCGAGGCCTGGCGGCGGCCCACGGTCTGCGGCCCCTGGACGGTCAAGGACCTCGCCGCCCACATGCTGGACACCCAGCTCCGCCTCCTGTCCCATGGCCGGGACGCCGAGCCGCTGCCGCCGCCGGACCGGCCCATCGCGGGCTACGGAGACCTGGTGGCCTTCCTGGACGGCCTCAACGCCGCCTGGGTGGACGTCGCCCGCCGGCTCAGCCCGCGGGTCATCCTGGACCTGCTGGCCGCCGTGGGGCCCCAGCTGGCCGACCACCTCCAGGCCCAGGACCCCGAGGGCCCGGCCCTCTTCCCCGTGGCCTGGGCCGGGGAGACGGCCTCCGCCGCCTGGTTCGACATGGGGCGGAACTACACCGAGTACTGGCTCCATCAGCAGCAGATCCGGGAGGCGGTGGGCGCGCCGGTCCTGGCCGGCCGGGCCTGGCTCCACCCCGTCCTCGAGCTGTTCATCCGGGCGCTGCCGCGCACGTACGGCCCGGTGACGGCGCCGGAGGGCACCGCCCTGGCGGTGGCGATCACCGGGCCGGCAGGGGGCACCTGGCACCTGGTCCGCGCCGAGGACGGCTGGCGGCTGGATACGGAACCCGCCGGCCAGGTGCGGGCGCGCATCGAGCTGACGGATGATGCCGCCTGGCGCCTCTTCTCCAAGGGCCTGAAGGGGGAGGAGGCCCGCCGGCGCGTGCGCATCGACGGCGACGCCGCGCTGGGGGCGCCCTTCCTGTCGGCCCTCGCCATCATGGGCTGA
- a CDS encoding nitric-oxide reductase large subunit has translation MRRLWILLFTVMGLSFAVLGWLGLRIRQGAPPVPARVVTATGERVFEDGDIAAGQNVWQSMGGMELGSIWGHGSYVAPDWTADWLHREATTLLDAWALAERGAPLAALDPATRAGYQERLRLHMRQNRYQPATGTLVVDAERARAIQATAAHLDDVFSRGRDAYAIPAGAQPDPVLRRQLAAFVFWTAWAATTERPGERITYTNNWPYEPLVGNTLTGDAWIWTGVSILLLLAGIGAMAWWHAARHAHGEEAPVAAPATDPLLRAVPTPSQRATVKYFWAVTALILVQVLMGVVTAHYGVEGNGFYGVPLARWLPYVLTRTWHTQLGVLWIATAWLAAGLYIGPAVGGREPAGQALGVNLLFGAVLVLVAGSMAGQWLSVMHRLGTGTAWFYLGHSGYEYIDTGRLWQVVLLVGLFLWLFLVARAVRPAFATADAATRPLLGMFLLASLAIAGFYGAALGYGRHTNLAVAEYWRWWVVHLWVEGFFEVFATVVIAFLFTRLGLLRTESASRAVLLSSAIFLSGGIIGTAHHLYFSGTPAAVMALGATFSALEVVPLMFVGFEAWENLRLGRAAAWVAQYRWPIYCFVAVAFWNMVGAGLFGFMINPPVALYYMQGLNTTPVHGHAALFGVYGMLGIGLMLFCLRALRPGQPWREGPLRFAFWAINGGLMAMIVLSILPLGLLQTRAAVEHGYWFARSAAFLQSDGMNLIRWLRVPGDTLFAAGAFVLVYFIAALPRARA, from the coding sequence GTGCGCCGGCTTTGGATCCTGCTGTTCACCGTGATGGGGCTGTCCTTCGCCGTGCTGGGCTGGCTCGGCCTGCGCATCCGGCAGGGGGCCCCGCCCGTGCCGGCGCGGGTGGTGACGGCGACCGGGGAGCGGGTCTTCGAGGACGGGGACATCGCCGCCGGCCAGAACGTTTGGCAGTCCATGGGCGGCATGGAGCTGGGCTCCATCTGGGGCCACGGCAGCTACGTCGCGCCGGATTGGACCGCGGACTGGCTCCACCGGGAGGCCACCACCCTGCTGGACGCCTGGGCCCTGGCGGAGCGCGGCGCCCCCCTGGCGGCCCTCGATCCCGCCACCCGCGCGGGGTACCAGGAGCGCCTGCGGCTCCACATGCGGCAGAACCGCTACCAGCCCGCCACCGGCACCCTCGTGGTGGACGCCGAGCGGGCCCGGGCCATCCAGGCCACGGCCGCGCACCTGGACGACGTCTTTTCCCGGGGCCGCGACGCCTATGCCATTCCCGCCGGGGCCCAGCCCGACCCCGTCCTGCGCCGGCAGCTGGCCGCCTTCGTGTTCTGGACGGCCTGGGCCGCCACCACGGAGCGCCCCGGGGAGCGCATCACCTACACGAACAACTGGCCCTATGAGCCGCTCGTGGGCAACACCCTCACGGGGGACGCCTGGATCTGGACGGGCGTGAGCATCCTGCTCCTCCTCGCGGGCATCGGCGCCATGGCCTGGTGGCACGCGGCCCGCCACGCCCACGGGGAGGAGGCCCCCGTGGCCGCCCCGGCCACCGATCCCCTCCTGCGCGCCGTCCCCACGCCCAGCCAGCGCGCCACGGTGAAGTACTTCTGGGCCGTCACCGCCCTCATCCTCGTCCAGGTGCTCATGGGGGTCGTCACGGCCCACTATGGGGTGGAGGGCAACGGCTTCTACGGCGTGCCCCTCGCCCGGTGGCTGCCCTACGTCCTCACCCGCACCTGGCACACCCAGCTGGGGGTCCTCTGGATCGCCACCGCGTGGCTGGCGGCGGGCCTGTACATCGGCCCCGCCGTGGGCGGCCGGGAGCCCGCGGGCCAGGCCCTGGGCGTGAACCTGCTCTTCGGGGCCGTGCTGGTCCTGGTGGCGGGCTCCATGGCCGGCCAGTGGCTGAGCGTCATGCACCGCCTGGGCACGGGCACCGCCTGGTTCTACCTGGGCCACAGCGGGTACGAGTACATCGACACGGGCCGCCTCTGGCAGGTGGTGCTCCTGGTGGGGCTCTTCCTCTGGCTCTTCCTCGTGGCGCGCGCCGTGCGCCCCGCCTTCGCCACCGCCGACGCGGCCACCCGCCCCCTGCTGGGCATGTTCCTCCTCGCCTCCCTCGCCATCGCCGGGTTCTACGGGGCCGCCCTGGGCTACGGCCGCCACACGAACCTGGCGGTGGCCGAGTACTGGCGCTGGTGGGTGGTCCACCTGTGGGTGGAGGGCTTCTTCGAGGTCTTCGCGACGGTGGTCATCGCCTTCCTCTTCACCCGGCTCGGCCTCCTGCGCACGGAATCCGCGAGCCGCGCGGTCCTCCTCTCCTCGGCCATCTTCCTGTCGGGGGGCATCATCGGCACCGCCCACCACCTGTACTTCAGCGGCACCCCCGCCGCCGTCATGGCCCTGGGCGCCACCTTCAGCGCCCTGGAGGTGGTCCCCCTCATGTTCGTGGGCTTCGAGGCCTGGGAGAACCTGCGCCTGGGCCGGGCCGCGGCCTGGGTCGCCCAGTACCGGTGGCCCATCTACTGCTTCGTGGCCGTGGCCTTCTGGAACATGGTCGGGGCCGGCCTCTTCGGCTTCATGATCAATCCCCCGGTGGCGCTCTACTACATGCAGGGCCTGAACACGACCCCCGTGCACGGCCACGCGGCCCTCTTCGGGGTCTACGGCATGCTGGGCATCGGGCTGATGCTCTTCTGCCTCCGGGCCCTGCGCCCCGGCCAGCCCTGGCGGGAGGGGCCCCTGCGCTTCGCGTTCTGGGCCATCAACGGCGGCCTCATGGCCATGATCGTCCTCAGCATCCTGCCCCTGGGCCTCCTCCAGACCCGGGCCGCCGTGGAGCACGGGTACTGGTTCGCCCGCAGCGCCGCCTTCCTGCAGTCGGACGGCATGAACCTCATCCGCTGGCTCCGGGTGCCGGGGGACACCCTCTTCGCGGCCGGCGCCTTCGTCCTCGTGTACTTCATCGCGGCCCTCCCCCGGGCCCGGGCCTGA